Proteins found in one Mytilus edulis chromosome 2, xbMytEdul2.2, whole genome shotgun sequence genomic segment:
- the LOC139513498 gene encoding F-box/LRR-repeat protein 7-like, which translates to MNVNHLPPEVLTNIFSCLTKLDLLRNTSQVCSYWNGVALCSDLWIILNLIKFSDEDFDLCFQHFSRIGQFVQNLLIKSDHLMKLFSNGINYDLPNIANLQIINYLPGNERDVCLNIVNSYPKLTSIRLRIFRSADFVGCITVFNRVQFRDFDISISKGANETILNQCLDQFISKQRDLRSLSIQSSDVQNQTICKTLRHATQLNDLVLSNCTGIDSQSFDGLINPCHLTSIDLTSTNVDDDGINNIASTAKNLKTLHILFCPKLSDVGVKYIAEHCTRLENLQIYNIPAVGSGIQLYPETLKALGSGCSQLKHLCMVNCPKLDDTGIRNLVEHCTDLKFLEIQSECFSNDGLLAVSEYSKCLFHIDIIGLDFDVTTIEHLLLNHRHLRFVSINRCENLEKLNLIKNQQLLCFVEKRRSLIEKHSHVKKIEFLNSDMNESSLEQLVTFCPDLRSISCSGNEMLDQKEEIENIFRKSRFLKKINMGGQVCQRKDFIYRRK; encoded by the coding sequence ATGAATGTTAACCACCTTCCACCAGAAGTGTTAACGAATATATTTTCATGCTTAACCAAACTTGATTTATTAAGGAATACAAGTCAAGTTTGTAGCTATTGGAATGGAGTTGCGCTGTGTAGTGATTTGTGGATAATTCTTAATTTAATCAAATTCAGTGATGAGGATTTTGATCTTTGCTTTCAACATTTTTCCCGCATCGGACAATTTGTTCAAAACCTGTTGATTAAAAGTGACCATCTTATGAAGTTGTTCAGCAACGGTATTAATTACGATCTTCCAAATATTGCAAATCTTCAAATTATCAATTACCTTCCTGGTAACGAGAGAGATGTCTGTCTAAATATAGTCAATTCATATCCGAAATTAACATCAATCAGACTGCGAATATTTCGTTCCGCAGACTTTGTCGGGTGTATAACAGTTTTCAACAGGGTTCAGTTCCGAGACTTTGACATATCTATATCCAAAGGGgcaaatgaaacaatattaaatCAGTGTTTAGATCAGTTCATTTCAAAGCAAAGAGATTTAAGAAGTTTATCTATACAGTCGTCAGATGTACAAAACCAGACAATATGCAAGACATTACGACATGCTACACAGCTGAATGATTTAGTTTTAAGTAATTGCACAGGGATTGACAGTCAGTCTTTTGATGGTTTAATCAATCCCTGTCATTTGACATCAATTGACCTTACAAGTACAAATGTAGACGACGATGGAATTAACAATATTGCTTCAACAgcaaaaaatcttaaaacattacacattttgttttgtccCAAACTTTCCGACGTTGGAGTAAAATATATCGCGGAACACTGCACAAGActagaaaatttacaaatttataatatTCCAGCAGTTGGTAGTGGTATTCAGTTGTATCCTGAAACCCTGAAAGCTCTTGGGTCAGGGTGTAGTCAATTAAAACATTTATGTATGGTCAACTGTCCAAAATTGGATGATACCGGTATAAGAAATCTAGTTGAACACTGTACTGATTTGAAGTTTCTTGAAATACAAAGCGAATGTTTTTCCAATGATGGTCTATTAGCTGTATCAGAATACAGTAAATGTCTGTTTCATATAGATATAATTGGACTAGACTTTGACGTTACCACCATAGAACATTTGCTACTAAATCATCGACATTTACGATTTGTGTCAATCAATAGATGTGAAAATCTTGAAAAGCTGAACTTGATAAAAAACCAACAGTTATTATGTTTCGTAGAAAAACGACGTTCTCTCATTGAAAAACATAGTCAtgtgaaaaaaatagaatttctaAATTCGGACATGAATGAATCAAGTCTAGAGCAGCTGGTTACGTTTTGTCCCGACTTGAGGAGCATCAGTTGTTCAGGGAATGAAATGTTGGATCAAAAGGAGGAAATAGAAAACATATTCAGGAAAAGCCGCTTCTTAAAGAAAATCAATATGGGTGGACAGGTTTGTCAGCGCAAGGATTTTATATATAGACGGAAGTAA
- the LOC139513473 gene encoding dynein axonemal heavy chain 7-like — MMATQEIDINSVMKDMNKIKRADLNELKSLSAPPSGVIRVMQAVCLLLGNGKCSSWTDSQKQLSDPNSFLQRLKNVDKDNIRPSIMARIRKTYTSDPDFTTERIMSISRAAGSLCRWVIAMDQYDKHLENPSQTEKKTTEKQNKSDKFSRYSVSTFGHIWKYL; from the exons ATGATGGCAACCCAAGAAATTGATATAAATTCAGTTATGAAGGATATGAACAAG ATTAAAAGAGCAGACTTGAACGAGTTGAAAAGTCTATCAGCTCCTCCGAGTGGTGTTATTAGGGTAATGCAAGCAGTGTGTCTACTTCTAGGAAATGGCAAGTGTTCCTCTTGGACAGATTCACAGAAACAACTCAGTGACCCAAACTCTTTTCTACAAAGACTTAAAAACGTAGACAAAGACAACATACGG CCAAGTATAATGGCTAGAATTCGTAAAACTTACACCAGTGATCCAGATTTCACCACTGAAAGAATCATGAGCATTTCAAGAGCAGCAGGATCATTGTGCAGATGGGTTATTGCAATGGATCAATATGATAAGCATTTGGAAAATCCATCACAGACAGagaaaaagacaacagaaaaacaaaacaaaagtgaTAAGTTTTCTCGGTATTCGGTATCAACATTTGGACATATCTggaaatatttataa